ATTGGCCAACGTTTCTGGACAACTTTGCGCTGATTTCCAGTCATGTAAGATTTAAATTGTCTTTCTCTGTGGGGTTAAGATTGATTTGGGTTTCTTTCCAGCTCACCGGTTTGGCAAAGATCCTCTCGTCGGAAATCGGAACTCCCCTTCGCAACCTGACGGTCCTCCCGCTGCTGCTCACCCCGGAACGTGACGAAGCCCTTCTTCAGCTGACCGAGGGTCGCATTCCGGTCTTTTCGCACGATCTCGTTCCGGACTACCTGCGCACGAAGCCGGACCCGGGCGCCGAGTCCCGGATGGCAGCGCACGAGGCCAAGGCAAACAATCTGCTCACGGAAACGGCCATCAAACAGGTCGCCCAGTACACCAAGGTCATTTCGCACGTTTGGGACATTGTTAGCAAGGCGAAAGAGGAGTGGGACACGGAGGCGTCATCGCGGCCAGGGATTCAGCAGACCAGCTCGCTGGCGGACACGCAAGCGCTGGTGGCCGCGGTTGGGCTCGGAAATGGACTGACGCTGCCGATGGGACCGGGCGGAGTGCCCAATCCGGGCCTGATGATTCCGCCGGCGATTAGGCAGGCGTCGCCGATAAGTGCGGTTTCGCCGGGA
This is a stretch of genomic DNA from Culex pipiens pallens isolate TS chromosome 1, TS_CPP_V2, whole genome shotgun sequence. It encodes these proteins:
- the LOC120420173 gene encoding mediator of RNA polymerase II transcription subunit 8, with the protein product MQREEKQMDMLLEAILSRLNDLKHSIGAMIHRLETEFETINWPTFLDNFALISSHLTGLAKILSSEIGTPLRNLTVLPLLLTPERDEALLQLTEGRIPVFSHDLVPDYLRTKPDPGAESRMAAHEAKANNLLTETAIKQVAQYTKVISHVWDIVSKAKEEWDTEASSRPGIQQTSSLADTQALVAAVGLGNGLTLPMGPGGVPNPGLMIPPAIRQASPISAVSPGAGMGKMPSGIKTNIKSANQVHPYR